ACTCTCATGCCCGGCTTTACTCCGGTGAAGTATGCCACCGTCTGAGATGATGCATCCTGAATCTCGAAAAACCCCTTTTTAAATTCATCCGTCAGAAAAATGTTTTTTCTGCTTTCGAGGATAAGCGCATCAGGGAAAGCGGGATTTTCCTTCACAGGTATATCCTGTTCGGCAAGTTTTTCAGTCAGATATCTCTTGTTTGTCCTGAGTGAATTGACCCTGATTATCACCTCCGCCTGTTTGTTCAGGGCAATCAGCTCCTTTTCCCACCGTGCTCCCAGTTCCTGCTCCCCAAGTGCATCAAGCCAGTCAGGGACAGATTCCCTGATTTTTCTAATCTGTTTCCCCTCTTCGAACCGTTGAAGCAGTTTTTCCTTTTTCAGCCCGGTCCCGTCGAGCATTACCTCATCGATCTGGTGATTCAGGAAAAGCCAGGCAATCACGATTTTTCTTAATTGCTCCTCATTTTCTGTCCCTGTGGATGCTGCGTAAGCAATCAGTCTGAGATGCCTGATTATTTCATATGACGATTCTGCGATAAACTTCCTGTCTCTGCCGCCCCACTTTGGATTGGTTTTAAGTACATAATAGATAACAGAATCACTGTATCTGTTCTCAAGAATGGTCATGGTCGTGATCTTAATTACAGCTTCAACAAGGTTTTTATGGATTTTTTTCATCTGGTGGGACTGTCCGGCTCCGGATTGATTCTAAAAAAGAGTGAGAAATAAAGTAAATTTGACATGACTAATTTAACAGATTAACAACAAGTAACCGAATTATGAAAAAACCCGGAACG
This Bacteroidota bacterium DNA region includes the following protein-coding sequences:
- a CDS encoding methyltransferase domain-containing protein, with translation MKKIHKNLVEAVIKITTMTILENRYSDSVIYYVLKTNPKWGGRDRKFIAESSYEIIRHLRLIAYAASTGTENEEQLRKIVIAWLFLNHQIDEVMLDGTGLKKEKLLQRFEEGKQIRKIRESVPDWLDALGEQELGARWEKELIALNKQAEVIIRVNSLRTNKRYLTEKLAEQDIPVKENPAFPDALILESRKNIFLTDEFKKGFFEIQDASSQTVAYFTGVKPGMRVIDSCAGAGGKSLHLAAVMKNKGKILSLDIEDKKLFELRKRAKRNGVSIIETRLIDSSKVIKRLSESADLVLLDVPCSGLGVLKRNPDAKWKLKKERIEELIKTQEEILSLHSTMVKKGGTLVYVTCSILPSENEHQIRKFLANRKDEFELIESKSISPADTGFDGFFMAKLKKK